In a genomic window of Neisseria flavescens:
- the lpxK gene encoding tetraacyldisaccharide 4'-kinase translates to MPKLHQIIERHWQSPNPFLSLLLKPLSKLFAKVAAKRRDDFVSGRLKSEKLPVPVVVVGNIHAGGTGKTPIVAALVSGLQEKGVKVGIISRGYGRKSKAVHVLNTASSAADAGDEPLLLFRQTGAPTAVGSSRVEAGRALLAAHPELELIVADDGLQHYALQRDMEIAVFPAADTGRTNLDLLPNGSLREPLSRLASVDAVVVSGGQADTAFRPSENMFASHIETGQIHRLNRPSEKLDLAGLGSQTVAAVAGIAKPERFFNTLQSMNIALKQTVALPDHADITAADLPNADVVIITEKDAVKFSDGHGLNHVWVLPVYAIIEPDLAAFVSANVSI, encoded by the coding sequence ATGCCCAAACTCCACCAAATTATCGAACGCCATTGGCAATCCCCCAATCCGTTTTTGTCTTTGCTGTTAAAACCATTGTCCAAGCTGTTTGCCAAAGTTGCAGCGAAACGGCGTGATGATTTTGTTTCAGGCCGTCTGAAAAGCGAAAAATTGCCTGTGCCTGTGGTGGTGGTCGGCAATATCCATGCAGGCGGAACAGGGAAAACGCCGATAGTCGCCGCGCTGGTGTCGGGTTTGCAGGAAAAGGGCGTTAAGGTCGGCATCATCAGCCGAGGTTACGGGCGCAAGAGCAAGGCGGTTCATGTATTGAATACAGCCAGCAGTGCGGCAGATGCAGGCGACGAGCCTTTATTGCTGTTTCGCCAAACCGGTGCGCCGACGGCGGTAGGCAGCAGCCGTGTAGAAGCAGGCAGGGCATTGCTTGCGGCGCATCCGGAGCTTGAATTGATTGTGGCCGACGACGGCTTGCAACATTATGCCTTGCAACGCGATATGGAAATTGCCGTATTCCCGGCGGCAGATACTGGTCGCACCAATTTGGATTTACTGCCCAACGGCAGCTTGCGCGAACCTTTGTCTCGGTTGGCTTCCGTTGATGCGGTCGTCGTCAGCGGGGGGCAAGCAGATACGGCATTCAGGCCGTCTGAAAATATGTTTGCCAGCCATATTGAAACAGGGCAGATTCACCGTTTGAACAGGCCGTCTGAAAAATTGGATTTGGCGGGTTTGGGAAGTCAAACCGTCGCCGCCGTCGCCGGTATCGCCAAGCCGGAGCGTTTTTTTAATACGTTGCAAAGCATGAATATTGCTTTAAAACAAACCGTTGCCTTGCCTGATCATGCAGATATTACGGCCGCGGATTTACCGAATGCAGATGTGGTGATTATCACGGAAAAGGATGCGGTCAAATTTTCAGACGGCCACGGCCTGAATCATGTGTGGGTCTTGCCTGTTTATGCGATAATTGAGCCGGACTTAGCGGCGTTTGTATCCGCGAATGTTTCAATCTAA
- the xseA gene encoding exodeoxyribonuclease VII large subunit, with product MSELFAPSSISVSELNAIAKALLEDHLAGLWIAGEVSNLTRAASGHYYFSLKDSRAQVRCAMFKGAAMRLAKPLKEGDHIEVSGKISIYEARGEFQITVNEVRLKGLGQLYEAYERLKAQLQAEGAFASERKKPLPARPQCIGIVTSLAAAALRDVVTTLNRRAPEIPVIVYPTPVQGTGSELQIAQAIKTASQRAECDVLIVCRGGGSIEDLWAFNEEPVVRAIEACAIPFVSGVGHETDFTLADFVADVRAPTPTGAAELVSPNRQESLHRLAQAQGRLKTVLEQRYFDASQKLDWLARQIRHPRQKLDEQRASISKLAQILSYSMTQNLRAHTTRFERQTQTLKHCRPDVSVYKNNITHFQTALSHSFRQLLAHRRQSLTAQAALLEAVSPQHILERGFSVVKNTRGQVIRNADTLKQGQKLHITFADGETDVRVTKEQAQGELFD from the coding sequence ATGTCCGAACTTTTCGCGCCCTCCTCCATTTCCGTATCCGAACTCAACGCCATTGCCAAAGCCTTGCTGGAAGACCATCTTGCAGGCTTGTGGATTGCCGGTGAAGTATCCAACCTGACCCGTGCCGCCAGCGGACATTATTATTTCTCGCTCAAAGACAGCCGCGCGCAGGTGCGTTGCGCGATGTTTAAGGGTGCGGCCATGCGCTTGGCGAAGCCTTTGAAAGAAGGCGACCATATCGAAGTATCAGGAAAAATCAGCATTTATGAAGCGCGGGGCGAATTTCAAATTACCGTAAACGAGGTGCGGCTCAAAGGTTTGGGGCAGCTTTACGAAGCCTACGAGCGGTTGAAGGCGCAGTTGCAGGCGGAAGGCGCGTTTGCGTCGGAACGCAAAAAACCGTTGCCTGCCCGTCCGCAATGTATCGGCATCGTCACCAGTCTGGCAGCGGCGGCTTTGCGCGATGTCGTAACCACCTTAAACCGCCGCGCGCCCGAAATCCCCGTTATCGTTTATCCGACACCCGTTCAAGGCACAGGCAGCGAGTTGCAAATTGCCCAAGCGATTAAAACCGCATCGCAACGCGCCGAATGCGATGTACTGATTGTCTGTCGCGGCGGCGGCAGCATCGAAGATTTGTGGGCGTTTAACGAAGAACCGGTCGTGCGTGCCATCGAAGCCTGCGCGATTCCCTTCGTCAGCGGCGTGGGACACGAAACCGATTTCACGCTCGCCGATTTCGTCGCCGACGTGCGTGCGCCCACACCGACCGGCGCGGCAGAATTGGTCAGTCCCAACCGCCAAGAATCGTTACACCGCCTCGCCCAAGCGCAAGGCCGTCTGAAAACCGTTTTGGAACAACGCTATTTCGATGCCAGCCAAAAACTCGACTGGCTGGCGCGGCAAATCCGTCATCCGCGCCAAAAACTTGACGAGCAGCGTGCCTCAATCAGCAAGCTGGCGCAGATACTGTCTTACTCGATGACGCAAAACCTCCGCGCACATACCACCCGTTTTGAACGCCAAACCCAAACCCTGAAACATTGCCGTCCTGATGTTTCCGTTTACAAAAACAATATCACCCACTTTCAGACGGCCTTGTCGCATTCCTTCCGCCAGCTGCTTGCCCACCGCCGTCAAAGCCTGACCGCCCAAGCCGCATTGCTCGAAGCCGTATCGCCGCAGCATATTCTGGAACGCGGCTTCTCGGTCGTCAAAAACACTCGCGGACAAGTCATCCGCAATGCCGATACGTTGAAACAAGGTCAAAAACTGCACATCACTTTTGCCGACGGCGAAACCGACGTACGTGTGACCAAAGAGCAGGCACAAGGCGAGTTGTTTGACTGA